Proteins from one Salmonella bongori NCTC 12419 genomic window:
- the aroE gene encoding shikimate dehydrogenase, translating to METYAVFGNPIAHSKSPFIHQQFAQQLNIIHPYGRVLAPINDFINTLNGFFAAGGKGANVTVPFKEEAFARADELTERASLAGAVNTLKRLEDGRLLGDNTDGIGLLSDLERLNFIQPGWRVLLIGAGGASRGVLLPLLSLDCAVTITNRTASRAEELAQLFAHTGSVHATDMDKLDGCEFDLIVNATSSGIQGEIPAIPASLIHSSLCCYDMFYQKGNTPFLSWCVQQGAKRYADGLGMLVGQAAHAVLLWHGVLPEVDPVITLLQQELSA from the coding sequence ATGGAAACCTATGCTGTTTTTGGAAACCCGATTGCGCACAGTAAATCGCCGTTTATTCATCAGCAGTTTGCTCAGCAACTGAATATTATTCATCCCTATGGCCGCGTACTGGCTCCCATTAATGATTTTATTAATACGCTTAATGGCTTTTTTGCCGCCGGCGGGAAAGGAGCTAACGTGACGGTACCTTTTAAAGAGGAGGCGTTTGCACGAGCGGATGAATTAACGGAGAGAGCATCGCTTGCGGGAGCTGTCAATACGCTAAAACGGCTGGAAGATGGTCGTTTGCTTGGCGATAATACCGACGGCATAGGTTTGTTAAGCGATCTAGAACGTTTAAATTTTATCCAGCCAGGATGGCGTGTTTTGCTGATTGGCGCGGGCGGCGCATCACGGGGCGTATTGTTACCTCTGCTTTCTCTGGATTGCGCGGTCACTATCACTAACCGAACAGCTTCACGTGCCGAAGAATTGGCGCAACTCTTTGCTCATACCGGCAGTGTTCATGCCACAGATATGGATAAGTTGGATGGTTGTGAGTTTGATCTGATTGTTAATGCAACCTCCAGTGGTATACAGGGCGAAATCCCGGCAATCCCGGCGTCTCTTATTCATTCTTCCCTCTGTTGCTATGATATGTTCTATCAAAAAGGGAATACGCCATTTCTCTCCTGGTGTGTACAACAGGGAGCAAAGCGATATGCAGATGGGCTGGGAATGCTGGTGGGGCAGGCGGCACATGCTGTTTTACTTTGGCACGGAGTATTACCGGAGGTCGATCCAGTGATTACGTTGCTGCAACAGGAATTATCAGCGTGA
- a CDS encoding DUF1488 family protein, whose translation MNQAIQFPDREEWNTDVSAIVFPVLVNGAQLTCAVKGDVLAHRFGGETPEQWLAVFRIYRWDLEEEAEALILAQQEDDHGWVWLS comes from the coding sequence GTGAACCAGGCCATACAGTTCCCTGACCGTGAAGAGTGGAACACTGACGTCAGCGCTATCGTCTTTCCCGTCCTGGTCAATGGCGCCCAGTTAACGTGCGCCGTAAAAGGAGACGTACTGGCGCATCGCTTTGGCGGAGAAACGCCGGAACAGTGGTTAGCCGTTTTTCGTATATATCGCTGGGACCTGGAAGAAGAAGCTGAAGCGTTAATCCTGGCCCAGCAAGAGGACGATCACGGTTGGGTCTGGTTATCCTGA
- a CDS encoding gamma carbonic anhydrase family protein: protein MSDTLRPYKDLFPDIGQRVMIDASSVVIGDVRLADDVGIWPLVVIRGDVNYVAIGARTNIQDGSVLHVTHKSASNPQGNPLIVGEDVTVGHKVMLHGCTIGNRVLVGMGSIVLDDAVIEDEVMIGAGSLVPQHKRLESGYLYLGSPVKQIRPLSETERAGLRYSANNYVKWKDEYLSQDNQTQP from the coding sequence ATGTCTGACACATTACGTCCTTATAAAGATCTTTTTCCTGACATCGGCCAGCGCGTGATGATCGATGCCAGCAGCGTGGTTATTGGCGATGTCCGTCTGGCAGATGATGTTGGGATCTGGCCTCTTGTTGTTATTCGTGGTGATGTAAATTACGTCGCGATAGGCGCTCGTACAAATATTCAGGATGGTAGTGTTCTTCACGTAACTCATAAGTCCGCATCGAATCCACAAGGCAATCCATTAATCGTCGGAGAAGATGTTACCGTGGGTCATAAAGTCATGTTGCATGGCTGTACTATCGGTAACCGTGTACTGGTAGGTATGGGTTCCATTGTGCTGGATGATGCAGTAATAGAAGATGAGGTAATGATCGGCGCGGGGAGTCTGGTGCCACAGCACAAACGGCTGGAAAGCGGATATTTATACCTTGGGAGCCCCGTAAAACAGATCCGTCCCCTGAGCGAGACTGAGAGAGCAGGTCTGCGTTACTCTGCCAATAACTATGTAAAATGGAAGGATGAATATCTTTCTCAGGATAACCAGACCCAACCGTGA